A section of the Saccharopolyspora gregorii genome encodes:
- a CDS encoding dihydrodipicolinate synthase family protein produces MFTGLSAFPLTPVTDRGVDEAAFAGLVERLATAPVDSITALGSTGSYPYLDRAERARVARLAVRHAGDVPVLVGIGALRTREVLALAEDAQEAGAAGVLLAPVSYQALTDEEVFGLYAEVTAALSVPLVVYDNPGTTHVTFTDELHARIAALPGVASVKIPGVPAPADRVSRLRGLLPEPVTIGVAGDPLAAAGILAGCRAWYSVLAGTVPEAAAAIARPAFAGDAAAATAESDRLAPLWELFGRCGSLRVVSAIAEELRLVAHPNLPRPVRGLQPAERAEVARLVTELDLRR; encoded by the coding sequence ATGTTCACCGGACTCAGCGCGTTCCCGCTGACTCCCGTCACCGACCGGGGCGTCGACGAGGCCGCGTTCGCGGGGCTCGTGGAACGGCTCGCCACCGCCCCGGTCGATTCGATCACCGCGCTCGGCTCCACCGGCAGCTACCCGTACCTGGACCGGGCGGAGCGCGCCCGGGTCGCGCGGCTCGCCGTGCGGCACGCCGGGGACGTCCCGGTGCTCGTCGGCATCGGCGCGCTGCGCACCCGCGAGGTGCTGGCGCTGGCCGAGGACGCGCAGGAGGCCGGGGCGGCGGGAGTGCTGCTCGCCCCGGTGTCGTACCAGGCGCTAACCGACGAGGAGGTGTTCGGGCTCTACGCGGAGGTCACCGCGGCGCTGTCGGTCCCGCTGGTGGTGTACGACAACCCGGGGACCACGCACGTCACGTTCACCGACGAGCTGCACGCGCGGATCGCGGCCCTGCCCGGCGTCGCCTCCGTCAAGATCCCCGGGGTGCCGGCGCCGGCGGACCGCGTCTCCCGGTTGCGCGGCCTGCTGCCGGAGCCGGTGACGATCGGGGTCGCCGGTGATCCGCTGGCCGCCGCCGGGATCCTCGCCGGGTGCCGGGCCTGGTACTCGGTGCTGGCCGGGACGGTGCCGGAGGCCGCGGCGGCGATCGCGCGCCCCGCGTTCGCCGGGGATGCCGCCGCGGCGACCGCGGAATCGGACCGGTTGGCGCCGCTGTGGGAGCTGTTCGGCCGGTGCGGCAGCCTGCGCGTGGTGTCCGCGATCGCCGAGGAGCTCAGGCTCGTCGCGCACCCGAACCTGCCGCGCCCGGTGCGCGGCCTGCAGCCCGCGGAGCGCGCGGAGGTGGCGCGGCTCGTCACCGAACTCGACCTCCGCCGCTGA
- a CDS encoding tyrosine-type recombinase/integrase, translating to MSENYAEQICRLLSSMMEAAIADQRIHANPCRAKGIRRPKNTTVPAVAWEPERVTALRCAVPARERVAVALGAGLGLRVGEIFGLSPDDIDDGAGVVHVRRQVRKVRGQLVFSLPKRGKLRDVPIEPELAHLLRAYLAEFPAHTVTLPWTTPGGTPTTHTLFLTRPNGTAWHSSAWDYHVWAPAFRQSGTTKRPRIDGLHALRHTYASTLLANGVSIRELATYLGHEKLSFTLEIYTHMLPSSHQRAQAAISGYLRDTITSPDTSDGLHAA from the coding sequence GTGTCGGAGAACTACGCGGAACAGATTTGCCGCCTGCTGTCGAGCATGATGGAAGCAGCGATCGCCGACCAGCGGATTCACGCCAACCCGTGCCGGGCGAAAGGAATCCGGCGCCCGAAGAACACCACCGTCCCGGCCGTGGCCTGGGAACCGGAACGAGTCACGGCACTACGGTGTGCCGTTCCTGCCCGGGAACGTGTCGCCGTGGCACTGGGGGCGGGGCTGGGCTTGCGGGTCGGGGAGATCTTCGGGCTCTCCCCCGACGACATCGACGATGGGGCCGGGGTCGTGCATGTGCGTCGGCAAGTCCGCAAGGTACGCGGGCAACTGGTGTTCTCCCTGCCCAAGCGGGGCAAACTGCGTGATGTGCCGATCGAGCCGGAACTGGCGCACCTGCTGCGGGCGTACCTGGCTGAGTTCCCCGCCCACACGGTCACGTTGCCGTGGACCACTCCGGGCGGGACACCCACCACGCACACCCTGTTCCTGACCCGCCCGAACGGGACGGCCTGGCACAGCAGCGCATGGGACTACCACGTGTGGGCACCGGCGTTCCGCCAATCCGGGACCACCAAGCGGCCCCGGATCGACGGCCTCCACGCCCTGCGCCACACCTACGCGAGCACCCTGCTCGCCAACGGGGTGAGCATCCGGGAACTGGCGACCTACCTCGGACACGAGAAACTGTCGTTCACGCTGGAGATCTACACCCACATGCTGCCCAGCAGCCACCAACGCGCCCAAGCAGCCATCTCCGGCTACCTCCGAGACACCATCACCAGCCCCGACACCTCCGACGGCCTACACGCGGCCTGA
- a CDS encoding WhiB family transcriptional regulator, whose translation MADPDGAGERAVWPVEVAWRVLARALFSGGVPPTWHERAVCAGNPEPMDGGHWRIEQARRLCGGCPVRRECLADAIGWETLSATRAAEPVGTRGALTATERKTLYRVFPGSVGDSGSERRRPRRRTDRF comes from the coding sequence ATGGCTGACCCGGATGGTGCGGGTGAGCGTGCGGTGTGGCCGGTTGAGGTGGCGTGGCGGGTGCTGGCGCGTGCGCTGTTTTCGGGTGGTGTTCCGCCGACGTGGCACGAGCGGGCTGTGTGTGCGGGTAATCCGGAACCGATGGACGGCGGGCATTGGCGGATCGAGCAGGCTCGTCGGCTCTGCGGTGGGTGCCCGGTTCGGCGGGAGTGCCTGGCGGATGCGATCGGGTGGGAAACCCTGAGTGCGACGCGGGCGGCTGAGCCGGTCGGGACCCGGGGTGCGCTGACGGCGACGGAACGGAAAACGCTGTATCGGGTGTTTCCGGGCAGTGTCGGGGACTCTGGCAGCGAACGTCGCCGCCCTCGTCGCCGCACCGATCGTTTCTGA
- a CDS encoding helix-turn-helix domain-containing protein, with protein sequence MSTARRRQLGSWLVKLRQEADHDVEAASRVLGCSVSKIRHLEAGRSKVKKTELTALLDFYDAPVEVRAQLEDTRRQAEQRGWWESYRVPGWFAPFVDFESFATEAINFELDLIPGLLQTERYAYEVHRAGRYTTNPQDIARRVKARTERQKRLTSALPIQLRAVIGEAALHRVVGGPEIMTEQLQHLLDLCELPNVIVQVLPYEAGAHASPSGAFVVLSFEHPEDEAIGFLDTPLGGHTVDRPDDVEALRYVFDELRSTALSAPATLERVATIRDAHQLKQ encoded by the coding sequence ATGTCCACTGCACGCCGCAGGCAACTTGGCTCTTGGCTGGTCAAGCTTCGACAGGAGGCTGACCACGATGTTGAAGCAGCAAGCCGCGTCCTGGGATGTTCGGTCTCGAAGATCCGCCACCTGGAAGCTGGGCGATCAAAGGTTAAGAAGACCGAGCTGACCGCACTTCTCGACTTCTACGACGCCCCGGTAGAGGTGCGAGCGCAGCTCGAAGACACCCGCCGCCAGGCTGAACAACGTGGGTGGTGGGAGTCCTACCGGGTTCCCGGCTGGTTCGCACCGTTCGTCGACTTCGAGTCGTTCGCGACCGAGGCCATCAACTTCGAGCTCGATCTCATACCTGGCTTGTTGCAAACAGAGCGGTACGCCTACGAGGTCCACCGGGCGGGGCGGTACACCACCAACCCACAGGACATCGCTCGCCGAGTGAAAGCACGTACTGAACGCCAGAAGCGGCTGACAAGCGCCCTGCCCATACAGCTACGAGCCGTCATCGGCGAGGCTGCCCTGCATCGCGTCGTCGGCGGTCCAGAGATCATGACGGAGCAGCTTCAACATCTCCTAGACCTCTGCGAGCTGCCGAACGTCATCGTCCAAGTACTCCCGTACGAAGCCGGGGCACATGCTTCACCAAGCGGCGCGTTCGTTGTCCTGTCCTTCGAGCACCCCGAGGACGAAGCGATCGGGTTCTTGGATACGCCCCTCGGAGGTCACACTGTCGACCGTCCCGATGACGTCGAGGCGTTGCGCTACGTGTTCGACGAGCTGCGCTCAACTGCACTGTCGGCTCCTGCGACACTAGAACGGGTGGCTACCATCCGGGACGCTCACCAGCTCAAGCAATGA
- a CDS encoding DUF397 domain-containing protein — translation MWRKSSRSNSGGNCVEVAVTPSTVGVRDTKNRAAGHFTASYEQWSTFVAAIKSGHYDR, via the coding sequence GTGTGGCGTAAGTCGTCACGCTCGAACTCAGGCGGCAACTGCGTTGAGGTTGCCGTCACCCCGTCCACGGTGGGTGTACGCGACACGAAGAACCGTGCAGCCGGACACTTCACGGCCAGTTACGAACAGTGGTCGACATTCGTGGCAGCGATCAAGTCGGGACACTACGACCGCTAA
- a CDS encoding arsenate reductase ArsC — MSALPEVLFVCVHNAGRSQMAAALLQHRAHGEVVVRSAGSDPAETINPAVYETMLELGIDLSREVPKKLTTEAVSAADVVITMGCGDACPVFPGKRYLDWDLTDPAGKRVEDVRAIRDDIDQRVCALLVELGTV; from the coding sequence ATGTCCGCCTTGCCCGAGGTTCTGTTCGTCTGCGTGCACAACGCGGGCCGCTCTCAGATGGCCGCCGCGTTGCTGCAACACCGTGCGCACGGTGAGGTAGTTGTTCGCTCGGCTGGGTCGGACCCAGCCGAGACCATCAATCCCGCCGTGTACGAAACGATGCTCGAACTCGGCATCGACCTTTCACGGGAGGTACCGAAGAAACTTACGACCGAAGCGGTAAGTGCGGCTGACGTGGTGATCACGATGGGCTGCGGTGACGCGTGCCCCGTGTTCCCCGGAAAGCGGTACCTCGACTGGGATTTGACCGATCCGGCAGGTAAGCGGGTTGAAGATGTCCGCGCGATCCGAGACGACATCGACCAGCGCGTATGTGCTCTGCTGGTCGAACTGGGCACCGTCTGA
- the arsB gene encoding ACR3 family arsenite efflux transporter, with protein MTSTQERGGVAVAGKLSTLDRFLPVWIGAAMLAGLLAGRWFPGLGPVLNAVQLDGISLPIALGLLVMMYPVLAKVRYDRLETVTGDKRLMVSSLVLNWLIGPALMFALAWIFLPDLPEYRTGLIIVGLARCIAMVIIWNDLACGDREAAAVLVALNSVFQVVAFAGLGWFYLSVLPGWLGLPTVGLEASPWQIAKSVLIFLGIPLVAGYLTRRFGERAKGRDWYESRFLPRIGPLALYGLLFTIVLLFALQGEQITAHPVDVARIALPLLAYFAVMWAGSFALGKVIGLSYERSATLSFTAAGNNFELAIAVAIATFGVTSGQALAGVVGPLIEVPVLVALVYVSLAARRWFAGPQPAPGGKPAR; from the coding sequence ATGACGAGCACCCAGGAACGCGGTGGCGTGGCCGTCGCCGGGAAGCTCTCGACGCTGGACCGATTTCTGCCCGTGTGGATCGGCGCGGCAATGCTGGCGGGCCTCCTGGCCGGACGCTGGTTTCCCGGACTCGGGCCTGTCCTCAACGCGGTGCAGCTCGATGGAATCTCGCTGCCGATCGCGCTGGGCCTGCTGGTGATGATGTACCCGGTTCTGGCCAAGGTCCGCTACGACCGGCTGGAGACAGTCACCGGCGACAAGCGGCTGATGGTCTCGTCGTTGGTGCTGAACTGGCTGATCGGCCCGGCGCTGATGTTCGCGCTGGCGTGGATCTTTCTCCCGGACCTGCCGGAGTACCGCACCGGGCTGATCATCGTGGGGTTGGCGCGCTGCATCGCGATGGTCATCATCTGGAATGACCTGGCGTGCGGGGATCGGGAAGCGGCTGCCGTGCTGGTCGCGTTGAACTCGGTTTTCCAGGTCGTGGCCTTCGCAGGGCTGGGCTGGTTCTATTTGAGCGTGCTTCCGGGATGGCTCGGGCTGCCCACGGTCGGGCTCGAAGCATCACCCTGGCAGATCGCCAAATCGGTGCTGATCTTCCTCGGGATCCCGCTGGTGGCTGGGTACCTAACCCGCAGGTTCGGTGAACGCGCTAAGGGGCGCGACTGGTACGAGAGCCGGTTCCTACCTCGGATTGGCCCTCTGGCCCTCTACGGGTTGCTGTTCACGATCGTGCTCCTGTTCGCGTTGCAAGGTGAGCAGATCACGGCCCACCCGGTGGACGTGGCGCGGATCGCGCTGCCGCTGCTGGCTTACTTTGCGGTGATGTGGGCAGGTTCCTTCGCGCTGGGGAAGGTGATCGGCCTGAGCTACGAACGGTCGGCCACGCTGTCGTTCACCGCGGCGGGAAACAACTTCGAACTCGCCATCGCGGTCGCCATCGCCACGTTCGGCGTGACCAGCGGGCAAGCACTCGCCGGGGTCGTGGGGCCCCTCATCGAAGTCCCAGTGCTAGTGGCCCTCGTCTACGTGTCTCTGGCCGCACGCCGCTGGTTCGCTGGCCCGCAGCCGGCGCCGGGCGGAAAGCCTGCTCGATGA
- a CDS encoding ArsR/SmtB family transcription factor: MSKQGVPSDDADLCCSPVLREPLGEAQAVALARVFKAIGEPVRLRLLSLIASHEGGEACVCDLTGAFELSGPTISHHLKILREAGVIDGERRGTWVYYRVRPETLNLVSEALAPAGDVVVSA, translated from the coding sequence ATGTCGAAACAAGGAGTGCCGTCGGACGATGCGGACTTGTGCTGCTCTCCGGTGCTGCGGGAACCGCTCGGGGAAGCCCAGGCTGTGGCGCTCGCGCGCGTGTTCAAGGCGATCGGCGAGCCGGTGCGGCTTCGGTTGCTGTCGCTGATCGCGTCGCACGAGGGGGGTGAAGCGTGCGTGTGTGATCTGACAGGTGCATTCGAGCTGTCCGGGCCGACGATTTCGCACCACTTGAAGATCCTTCGGGAAGCCGGGGTGATCGATGGTGAGCGCCGGGGCACCTGGGTCTACTACCGAGTGCGGCCCGAGACGTTGAACCTGGTCTCGGAGGCGCTGGCGCCAGCCGGGGATGTGGTGGTGTCGGCATGA
- a CDS encoding ArsI/CadI family heavy metal resistance metalloenzyme, with protein MSRMQLALRVGDLEGSIAFYSKLLGSEPAKLRPGYANFAIAEPPLKLVLLEGEPGQDTGLDHLGVEVDSTDEVNAATDRLSALGLFTDVEDDTTCCYARQDKVWVHGPGREPWEVYVVKADSETFGTGQQQPEPCCTDVSDALAS; from the coding sequence ATGTCACGGATGCAGCTCGCCCTACGAGTCGGCGATCTTGAAGGATCGATCGCGTTCTACTCGAAGTTGCTCGGTAGCGAACCAGCCAAGCTCCGGCCCGGCTACGCGAACTTCGCCATTGCCGAACCGCCGCTGAAGTTGGTCCTGCTGGAAGGCGAACCCGGCCAAGACACCGGCCTTGATCACCTCGGGGTCGAAGTGGACAGCACCGACGAGGTCAACGCCGCCACCGATCGACTCAGCGCACTCGGCTTGTTCACCGACGTCGAAGACGACACCACCTGTTGCTACGCCCGCCAAGACAAGGTCTGGGTGCACGGCCCCGGCCGGGAACCGTGGGAGGTCTACGTCGTCAAGGCCGATTCCGAAACCTTCGGCACCGGCCAACAGCAGCCGGAACCCTGCTGTACCGACGTCAGTGACGCACTGGCTTCCTAA
- a CDS encoding ABC transporter permease, giving the protein MSRAAGWLLLGVPLLAALAGPVLAGLLPGGGSVRAANVPLLPPGADHPLGTDVLGRDVLALALHGGGSVLVLAGGALLLTYLVGVPLALAAVGQPHRWIDRWLTRGLDLVLALPGLLVLMVLAATGTRTGAALVVAVALLQLPAVVRIVRSAALGARRRGVVEAMALQGESWWRVHFGYVGRGVLGPVAVDAGGRLSLVLYLVASANFLGLGIDPATADWAVLVERNQEALFLQPCAVLVPAGLLVALCTGLNLLVDRYLVTGGPGTRPAPGERTVRPRHRPEEPSTRVVRVE; this is encoded by the coding sequence GTGAGCCGCGCCGCCGGGTGGCTGCTGCTCGGGGTGCCGCTGCTGGCGGCGCTGGCCGGGCCGGTGCTCGCCGGGCTGCTGCCGGGCGGCGGATCGGTGCGGGCCGCGAACGTCCCGCTGCTGCCGCCCGGGGCGGACCACCCGCTGGGCACCGACGTGCTCGGGCGGGACGTGCTGGCCCTCGCGCTGCACGGCGGCGGTTCGGTGCTGGTGCTGGCGGGCGGCGCGCTGCTGCTGACCTACTTGGTGGGGGTGCCGCTGGCGCTGGCCGCCGTCGGGCAGCCCCACCGGTGGATCGACCGGTGGCTGACCCGCGGGCTGGACCTGGTGCTGGCGCTGCCCGGGTTGCTGGTGCTCATGGTGCTGGCCGCGACCGGAACCCGGACCGGTGCGGCGCTCGTCGTCGCCGTGGCGCTGCTGCAGCTGCCCGCGGTGGTGCGGATCGTGCGCAGCGCGGCGCTCGGCGCCCGGCGGCGCGGGGTGGTGGAAGCCATGGCGCTGCAAGGGGAATCGTGGTGGCGGGTGCACTTCGGCTACGTCGGGCGCGGCGTGCTCGGGCCCGTCGCGGTGGACGCGGGCGGGCGGCTGAGCCTGGTGCTGTACCTGGTGGCCTCGGCGAACTTCCTCGGCCTCGGGATCGACCCGGCCACCGCGGACTGGGCGGTGCTGGTGGAGCGCAACCAGGAGGCGCTGTTCCTGCAGCCGTGCGCCGTGCTGGTGCCCGCGGGCCTGCTGGTGGCCCTGTGCACCGGCCTCAACCTGCTCGTGGACCGGTACCTGGTGACGGGCGGACCCGGCACTCGGCCCGCACCGGGTGAACGGACCGTTCGTCCACGACATCGGCCGGAGGAGCCGTCCACCCGGGTCGTGCGGGTGGAGTGA
- a CDS encoding ABC transporter permease: protein MIAPAARASAAVLPRLGVALVQIAAVAVGVFALTALLPGDTAQVVLGEHADTGQLEVLRRRLGLDQPWGTRFAQWAGGMLHGDLGTSLRTGRPVLDEITRNAATTALLTALTLLVVLPLAGWLGVRSGLRAGSRFDRAVNSVVVLLNSVPEFALALLLVGVFAVRAGWLPATAGGLSGWSLVTEPAVLVLPVGVLAAKQLSALARQVRTGVVTANGAEYATHVRRAGLGERDVVLRHVLPNTIGPVLQQLARTVDGLLGGVVVVEALFALGGIGSGFVEAVKARDLPVVQGYALLFAVITIGINLVIDLVARRFRAGAR, encoded by the coding sequence TTGATCGCGCCCGCCGCGCGGGCGTCCGCCGCGGTGCTGCCCCGGCTCGGCGTGGCGCTGGTGCAGATCGCCGCGGTCGCCGTCGGCGTGTTCGCGCTGACCGCGCTGCTGCCCGGCGACACGGCGCAGGTCGTGCTCGGCGAGCACGCCGACACCGGGCAGCTGGAGGTGCTGCGGCGGCGGCTCGGGCTCGACCAGCCGTGGGGGACGCGGTTCGCGCAGTGGGCCGGCGGGATGCTGCACGGGGACCTCGGCACCTCGCTGCGCACCGGCAGGCCCGTCCTCGACGAGATCACCCGCAACGCCGCCACCACCGCGCTGCTCACCGCGCTGACGCTGCTGGTGGTGCTGCCGCTGGCCGGGTGGCTCGGCGTGCGCAGCGGGCTGCGCGCCGGGAGCCGGTTCGACCGGGCGGTGAACTCGGTGGTGGTGCTGCTGAACTCGGTGCCCGAGTTCGCGCTGGCGCTGCTGCTCGTCGGCGTGTTCGCGGTGCGGGCCGGCTGGCTGCCGGCCACCGCGGGCGGGCTGTCCGGGTGGTCGCTGGTGACGGAGCCCGCGGTGCTGGTGCTGCCCGTCGGCGTGCTCGCCGCGAAGCAGCTCAGCGCGCTCGCCCGCCAAGTCCGCACCGGTGTGGTCACCGCGAACGGCGCCGAGTACGCCACCCACGTGCGCCGCGCCGGTCTCGGCGAGCGCGACGTGGTGCTGCGGCACGTGCTGCCGAACACCATCGGGCCGGTGCTGCAGCAGCTGGCGCGCACCGTGGACGGGCTGCTCGGCGGCGTCGTCGTGGTGGAGGCGCTGTTCGCGCTCGGCGGGATCGGCTCCGGATTCGTGGAAGCGGTCAAGGCCCGCGACCTGCCGGTGGTGCAGGGCTACGCGCTGCTGTTCGCGGTGATCACCATCGGCATCAACCTGGTCATCGACCTGGTGGCGCGGCGGTTCCGGGCGGGTGCGCGGTGA
- a CDS encoding ABC transporter substrate-binding protein: protein MIGRRRLLAGVAGAIAAVPLVSCAGGSGASAGRLRLAFPAGGATESLDPHTGSLFVDQARAKALFDTLVGYADDMSVVPRLAESWQPDPTGTRWRIRLRPAEFHDGRPVTAEDVLFTYRRIADDATAAQSASHFADVDFGASRAISATELELVLGAPNFEFPSAWGAPATEIVPAGTTDFTAPVGSGPFRFVSFEPGGTAVFARFDRHWSGPATPAELEFVLMEQESARVNALLSGQVDYAHDVSANSVRLLEQGGRARVHSAPFGTMQALLLKVDRPPFSDPRLVQAVRAGLDRQALLDIALSGQGRLGNDLFGAGLKYYPPDLPAPARDVDAARALLREAGADGLSWELQTSSVDPYFESAASLIAQQLGEAGMRVSPRIGPAETYFSDIKEHGVASLSRTAALPVPTFLGQRMTSDAGSNNYTGYRSAEFDELYGRALATADDARRADLLVRAQRLARESSGNVVWGFSGWNVATATSVAGVRGAPPNSLDWARFDRVSVG, encoded by the coding sequence GTGATCGGTCGCAGGCGGCTGCTCGCGGGCGTGGCCGGAGCGATCGCCGCGGTCCCCCTCGTGTCCTGCGCCGGTGGTTCCGGGGCGAGCGCGGGCAGGCTGCGGCTGGCGTTCCCCGCCGGTGGCGCCACCGAATCGCTCGATCCGCACACCGGTTCGCTGTTCGTCGACCAGGCCCGCGCGAAGGCGCTGTTCGACACGCTCGTCGGCTACGCCGACGACATGAGCGTGGTGCCGCGGCTCGCCGAGAGCTGGCAGCCCGACCCGACCGGTACCCGGTGGCGGATCCGGTTGCGCCCGGCCGAATTCCACGACGGCAGGCCGGTGACCGCCGAGGACGTGCTGTTCACCTACCGGCGCATCGCCGACGACGCCACCGCGGCCCAGTCCGCTTCGCACTTCGCCGACGTCGACTTCGGCGCCAGCCGGGCGATCTCGGCGACCGAACTGGAACTCGTGCTGGGCGCGCCGAACTTCGAGTTCCCGTCGGCGTGGGGCGCGCCCGCCACCGAGATCGTGCCCGCGGGCACCACCGACTTCACCGCCCCCGTCGGCTCCGGCCCGTTCCGGTTCGTCTCCTTCGAACCCGGTGGGACCGCCGTGTTCGCCCGCTTCGACCGGCACTGGTCCGGGCCCGCCACCCCGGCCGAGCTGGAATTCGTGCTCATGGAGCAGGAGAGCGCACGGGTTAACGCGCTGCTGTCCGGGCAGGTCGACTACGCGCACGACGTGAGCGCCAACTCGGTCCGGCTGCTGGAGCAGGGTGGCCGGGCGCGAGTGCACTCGGCGCCGTTCGGCACCATGCAGGCCCTGCTGCTCAAGGTGGACCGGCCGCCGTTCTCCGATCCGCGGCTGGTGCAGGCGGTGCGCGCCGGGCTGGACCGGCAGGCGTTGCTGGACATCGCGCTCAGCGGGCAGGGCAGGCTCGGCAACGACCTGTTCGGCGCCGGGCTGAAGTACTACCCGCCGGACCTGCCCGCGCCCGCGCGCGACGTCGACGCCGCCCGGGCGCTGCTGCGCGAAGCCGGGGCCGACGGGCTGAGCTGGGAACTGCAGACCAGTTCCGTCGACCCCTACTTCGAATCCGCCGCCAGCCTCATCGCCCAGCAGCTCGGCGAGGCCGGGATGCGCGTGTCGCCGCGGATCGGGCCGGCCGAAACGTACTTCTCCGACATCAAGGAGCACGGCGTCGCCTCGCTGTCCCGGACCGCGGCGCTGCCGGTGCCGACGTTCCTCGGGCAGCGCATGACCTCGGACGCGGGGAGCAACAACTACACCGGGTACCGCTCCGCCGAGTTCGACGAGCTCTACGGGCGGGCGCTGGCCACCGCCGACGACGCCCGCCGAGCCGACCTGCTGGTGCGCGCGCAGCGGCTCGCCCGGGAGAGCAGCGGCAACGTGGTGTGGGGCTTCAGCGGCTGGAACGTCGCCACCGCCACCTCCGTGGCCGGGGTGCGGGGCGCGCCGCCGAACTCGCTGGACTGGGCCCGCTTCGATCGGGTGAGCGTGGGTTGA